In Vitis vinifera cultivar Pinot Noir 40024 chromosome 17, ASM3070453v1, one genomic interval encodes:
- the LOC100853516 gene encoding uncharacterized protein LOC100853516 → MGTNLLYESFPGNYSTRDLNMEAVGSRCLPCKDDKTLKSELHYNGVLPPPALPRQLGSDKEELRQTILKQEVMFNDQVQELHRLYRRQMELMNEIEKKQLHKQSDYAVKMSQEPRDLDSISTRPNSLIDLNQPYQGEEAGTSTSVYSLDPGINQGEIPGRDPSAKTNSGFGVSSMESFGNSETKKNVDACSRPQEHPPFTNEAGHNRSTLVDFQFPSVSTRGRPRHHLERSPIVVLALPAFNGPAPLNKFSRRSIARPRHTGNKLHVGRSSRCSPQHGHVRSKITSHDSHFESMTSSTDHDFSPGHPAHKEHLKGSDIMDVKSERDMDLNSIPPARSADVVSQQQICTMDKGDKSEESWPALSVPGASVVAPISPENQECPRPRGESEETPLDLSQGKGTGPLEKPDKIAAEESLFTSSTGIEACLESAACDPSNTSPLYWFVTICLDPDTESKLAFSGNNGAEQEGLSCDEVDYFEAMTLKLVELKSEEHLCKNNSQKEEGTCSTIFLSQPKKGRRWRRQKDFQKEILPSLASLARHEVAEDLQTIGGLVKAAGSPPGTKLARDAGKNKEARGRKRMRASVSNVVESTGSMPLQQPAATAEPGSQDRWLTGWGSVRRRGQRHRTSNPSLLLTQFS, encoded by the exons ATGGGAACAAATTTACTGTATGAGAGCTTCCCAGGAAACTACTCCACTAGGGATCTTAATATGGAAGCTGTTGGCAGTAGGTGCCTCCCTTGTAAGGATGATAAAACCTTGAAAAGTGAGCTACACTATAATGGTGTGTTGCCGCCACCTGCTCTGCCCAGACAGCTTGGGTCTGACAAGGAAGAATTAAGGCAGACCATCCTGAAGCAAGAAGTCATGTTTAACGATCAG GTGCAGGAACTCCATCGTCTTTATAGAAGACAGATGGAATTAATGAACGAAATTGAAAAGAAGCAACTCCATAAGCAGTCTGACTATGCCGTGAAGATGTCACAAGAGCCAAGGGATCTTGATTCAATTTCAACGAGACCAAACAGTTTAATTGACTTGAATCAACCTTATCAGGGGGAAGAAGCTGGAACTTCAACCTCTGTTTATTCTCTTGATCCTGGGATCAACCAGGGAGAGATCCCAGGCAGGGATCCATCTGCAAAAACAAATTCAGGATTTGGAGTTTCATCCATGGAAAGTTTTGGTAATagtgaaactaaaaaaaacgtGGATGCATGCTCAAGGCCGCAGGAGCATCCACCTTTTACCAATGAAGCTG GGCATAATAGAAGCACATTGGTCGATTTTCAGTTCCCATCAGTTTCAACTCGGGGGAGGCCAAGACATCATTTGGAGCGGAGTCCAATAGTGGTTTTAGCACTTCCTGCCTTTAATGGCCCTGCCCCATTGAATAAGTTCTCCAGACGATCAATTGCTAGGCCTAGGCATACTGGCAACAAGCTTCATGTGGGTAGAAGTTCGAGATGTAGTCCACAACATGGACATGTGAGGTCCAAGATCACTTCCCATGACTCCCATTTCGAGTCCATGACAAGCAGTACTGACCATGATTTCTCTCCTGGACACCCTGCCCATAAGGAGCACTTGAAGGGTTCAGATATAATGGATGTGAAATCAGAGAGGGATATGGACTTAAATTCCATTCCCCCCGCCCGTTCTGCAGATGTGGTTTCCCAACAACAGATTTGTACCATGGATAAAGGCGACAAGTCTGAAG AGAGTTGGCCAGCACTTTCTGTTCCAGGAGCTTCTGTAGTGGCACCTATTAGTCCAGAAAACCAGGAGTGTCCTCGACCTAGAGGAGAATCTGAGGAGACTCCTCTAGATTTGTCCCAAGGGAAAGGTACAGGTCCACTAGAGAAGCCTGACAAAATTGCAGCAGAGGAATCACTTTTCACTTCTTCAACTGGGATTGAAGCTTGTTTAGAGAGTGCTGCTTGTGATCCATCCAACACTTCACCCCTGTATTGGTTTGTCACTATTTGTTTGGATCCTGACACTGAGTCTAAATTAGCTTTTAGTGGCAATAATGGTGCTGAACAGGAAGGGTTGTCATGTGATGAGGTTGATTACTTTGAAGCCATGACATTGAAACTAGTTGAGCTTAAGTCAGAAGAGCACCTGTGCAAGAACAATAGCCAAAAGGAGGAAGGGACATGCTCTACCATATTTCTGAGTCAACCAAAAAAGGGCCGCCGGTGGAGACGACAGAAGGACTTTCAAAAGGAAATCCTCCCCAGCCTCGCCTCTCTCGCGAGGCATGAGGTGGCTGAAGATCTTCAGACAATAGGAGGGCTGGTGAAAGCTGCAGGTTCTCCTCCAGGAACAAAGTTGGCAAGAGATGCTGGTAAAAACAAGGAGGCAAGGGGGAGGAAGCGGATGAGAGCCTCCGTCTCCAATGTGGTGGAGAGCACTGGGTCTATGCCATTGCAACAGCCAGCTGCCACTGCTGAACCGGGGTCACAGGACAGATGGCTAACAGGGTGGGGGAGTGTAAGGCGCCGGGGTCAGAGACATCGGACAAGTAATCCTTCTCTTCTTTTAACTCAGTTCTCATGA